The window ttcgggtacccataggtggtgaaattcccctagcgtgagtgtgtggggtataTGTGCGtgtgttaataataataataataatactaataatgaaGTGTTACTCTTTTTGTGGGGCACATCTTGATGGTATCTTGTATAATTCATGCTGTTCATATGTTTTCCAGCTCATTATAAGAAGTGGTCTCAAATTTTAAGTAGATCCAAGAGCCACacaataagaaatagtggtgattggacgcccataatttttatttgccgtccaacatGTTAATAAGGTCAGCCAAACCTtggtgaagggaaaatacaaagaccagattgatccaaaacttctgtggccttctTAAAGTTTTAAAGGCTTGTTCACCACTTTTAAGTGGTGCAGTCCGCTTAAAGGATGGGTGACATGGATATACAAACATActcgtcaaggtgggccccacacagtaaaGGTACTATGAGGGCAACATCCATCCTTGCCCCTGATCGGACTAAAAAGGTTTTCCCCATATTAAGGCTGGTTGGGTTTGGACGATGCTGGCTAGTCTTTTtaagaaatgaatgaatgatcaaaggtttgaaattagcctgcaaaaataaaaaagaaaatatctttggaatatCCTTTGCCTCCATCAGTCCCGGTCTTATAAATGATTTTGATAATGGAAACATAACCTTTGATTAAAAAAATCCTTTTTAAAGTTTGTACGCCCACATGAATGAAAACCACTCACAAATGTCTTCAAACTATTCTTTCCTTCAATCGCTAAAAAGTACCTTTAAATTATCTACTTCTTGTAACCACGACGAGATGATGGGATCAAGCCAATAGGCCACGCTGGGCTATTCATCACTGGCCGTGGCATGGGCTGAACACTGGGCCTAGAGTTCAAGCTGGGGCACGACCCTTGGGCCAAGTTTAGCAGCCCAAGCTCCACCCATAAAAGTTGGGTTACTGGGGCCAGGCCCAACCACCCATAATAATGCATCACACCTTGTTAGAGCATCCCAACCTTTTGTCTTTTCTCCTTGATTTTGCACCATTACGGTGTTCGATTGTCCTCCTCAGTTGTGGCGATGGTGCTGATGTACAGCTATAAAGACCATGATTGAGCAATCTTCTATTAGATACATGATTAAAAGTGAAATTGTGAGCagtccaaattcaaagggaaatCAGATTGTTAAAactttgatttttattattattttgttgcaCAAAGTCCATCCATGGCTCGGTTAATGATTTGGACGATCTAGACTGCAATATGACCATGCTATGCATTCTTGAGGAGTCATctcttaaaaaaataagaaagaaaaaaaaagaaaaaaagaagaagaagaagaagaaggaatttTTTCCACAAAATTCATTCTTAAGGAGTGAGAATGAAATAAAactctaaataaataaattaattaatttttgtaaaaaaaataaaccaCTGGACCATGTTAAGggatgaaattaaaaaaattacacccatttgtttttattaaaaaatgataaagttgagaattgtgGGGCACATGTTGtatgtatatgacatccaacctctcCCAATGCTGAATCCTATTCGAAGATCAGACAAAAGAAAATTCTGTCGGATCCAACcaaacagtgggccacaccatagaaaataatatccCCTGCCCAAAAACATCCAAATTGAGGTGTAGCTCATATGATGATTGGATCGACCAGACCTTTTGTTCCAAAGACGATCTTGGTGAGGTacataccatgtgggccccacaaatctcaACTAGTAATCTCATCCCCACGAATCACCCATCTCATAAATTTGGTCCGTAGtggtattatatttttttttggtacAATCAGCATTCCTGAAGAAATTTTGCTCTTACAATTTCTAAGGAAAAAGTAAccaaaaaaacaataaaatatgGCCAGCATCCATAGTTTGTGAACAGGACTCGCTTCCCAATGTGATCCACCTACTCATGGTCCATGATGCATACACCGTGAATCCTGCCTGGGAACCATGAACGGGTGATATCTTGCACACGTGTGGCACTAGGTTTGCacgtaagcaaaaatactattgACATATAGACTGTACATCCAACTGGCCCAATCATAGATCCGGCCATGGATAAAAATCATGGTTAAATGATCCTAGGTTCGGATACGAGAGGACTCTGTAGATGATTTACAGATGAACTGGTGAAAGGAATTCCACAACCATTCCATTCCAATTGGTAGATACAAATTTTACAAGTTGGCTGTTTTCCCTCTTATACGTTGCTCGCTCGGGTGGGATCATCCGATTCATGTTATTATAGGCTATATACCATAAATGGTAGGGGCCACCAGATGTACAGCCTGGATCCTGCACACGTGTAACACACGTACGGAAACAAGAGTGCTTTAAGATCAATAGCACCAAAATCGTTCCCATTAGAAATCCCATATAGTCAAAGTCAACCCATCGCTCTAGCAGTTTGGAGAAACCCCTCTCTGTGtctcccccccctccccccctctcttTCACCCTAAAAAAACATGATGCAGGGAAAGCTGTTGCTCCTACTCttcatagcagcagcagcagcagcagcagctgaagAAGGTAAGTTACAATTCTTCCACTGCCTCCAGCATTTCAACACAATTACAGAATTACTCTGGCTAACAAGCCACCTTCTCCACAGATCTACTCCAAAATGCTGACTTCGAATCACCACCGTTGAATGTAACGGCAAACTCCACGACACCATTCGTGCTCTTGACACAAACCAACACCATACCTGGCTGGACCTTTAACGGGACGGTCCAGTATGTTACAGCGGGCCCCAACATGTCATTGCCAGGAAATGGCCACGCCATACAGCTGGGCACTGATGGGAAAATAAACCAGACCTTTAGAGCTAATGGAACAGCGATGGATTATGTACTTACCTTCTCGCTCGCTGCAGGAGGCGAAAACTGTTCTACGTCTACCACCGTGAATGTGTCTGTTCCAGGTAGATCATCACTGGTTGCACTGGAACAGCGGTATGGAAGTGAGGAGTGGGAGAGCCATGCTTGCTACTTGGGGAGGTGGGGCGCCAACAGCGGACCAATCAACCTCAACCTTCGTAGCCAACCGAGTGAAACAGATCCCAATATCACATGTGGGCCCGTGGTTGACACGTTTATTCTCAAGGCGATCGGGATGCCagttgaaatccaaggtgagtaGTTATTTGATGGATTAGATGAAATAATGGGCAGTGATTTGATAAGTCTATGCCGGCCTCCATGGCGTTTGGGCTCCATTGAAGATGACCCAGTGCAAACATCAAGCCAATCAGCTCATGTGGTGGGCTGCACTGTATCTAGAAGCACAGAATGCTGGCAATTTCTTAAGGTGTAAAtgtatggctcacctgatggatggacccGCCTGATAATTGGTCAAGACACCCAAGCCTATTGCTCTATTTTCATCAGTgaggaaggaaaagaaaatgagctATATTATGTTGGTAATGAATGAAAAATTGGAGAAGGAAAAAGGTGTCTCCAGGGCATCCCACCTACACCTGCTACATGTGCCAGTTTGGTTGGAGCAAGATCCGAGCTGTCCATGGATCTGACCATGCAGATGATCTGGCCCCAAAATCAGGCTGTTCCATTCTTCTAGTGGGCTACTATGTTAGAAACAGTTTAATGGTCTATAAAACATATGAAGAAGCATTTTCGAGCCATCAATTTATTTTAACTGTGgataagcctgatttttaggccaaggCATCTTCAGAGTGGGCTGTAGATGTGCTGTCTTGTGCAGGTTTGTGCGCTGAGTAGAGCTACAGCCCTTTCTTTCTCATTTGGTAATACTAGAGCACAAAGTAGTACATCTTCttgccctatatatatatatatatatatatatatatatatatatatcaaagagtAGCTCCCCAAAAGggggggaaaaaacaaaaaacaaagatcatttcCAATTTTAGTATTTTCTGCTGCTGCTCTCCTAACGATGATCCAATGGTGGAAATTGCAGACAACTTGCTGATAAATGGTGGATTCGAGGTGGGGCCTGCTTTTGTGACTAACTCCACTGAGGGCATTCTACTGGAAGAAGAAATAGATTTCACTCAATCTGCATTACAACAGTGGTCTGTGATGGGAATAGTGAAATATATAGACTCCAAACACTTCTTAGTCCCACAAGGCAACGCTGCAATCGAGATCGTCTCAGGCGATATCTCTGGGGTCAGAACAACAGTGGCACTCAAGAAGGGTTCTACCTACAACTTGGAGTTTGTGATGGGTGACACCAACAATTCATGCACAGGCAATTTCATAGTAGGAGCCCAAGGAGGCCCATCTGCTCAAAACTTCACATTACAAAGCAATGGCATGGGCACTACCCAAAAATTCTCTATGGTGTTCAAAGCAGATTCAAATCCAACTCCTATCAGTTTCACTAGTTTCACTCAGGGGCAGACAAAGGATTTCGCATTCTGCGGCCCTGTGATTGATGATGTGGTTCTTCGCGCTGCTTCATGTGGATTGAAATCCGCTGTAAAGAGTGGGGTTCTGTTTTCTTGTATTGTTTTCATTGTGAGTGCCCTGAATATACTTGGGTGAAGCAACTGTTTGTTGCAATAATAATTCAGCTGCCAGTGAGGTATTGTTCTAATACGAAGTTGGCATTTTAAGTTCCTAAAATCAGTGTTTGGCCATCCACTTCTATTTTGCAggatgcgtttggatgcaccgttggattgaattgcaataatcagTTCAATCAAAGGA is drawn from Magnolia sinica isolate HGM2019 chromosome 5, MsV1, whole genome shotgun sequence and contains these coding sequences:
- the LOC131246878 gene encoding protein DUF642 L-GALACTONO-1,4-LACTONE-RESPONSIVE GENE 2-like, which codes for MMQGKLLLLLFIAAAAAAAAEEDLLQNADFESPPLNVTANSTTPFVLLTQTNTIPGWTFNGTVQYVTAGPNMSLPGNGHAIQLGTDGKINQTFRANGTAMDYVLTFSLAAGGENCSTSTTVNVSVPGRSSLVALEQRYGSEEWESHACYLGRWGANSGPINLNLRSQPSETDPNITCGPVVDTFILKAIGMPVEIQDNLLINGGFEVGPAFVTNSTEGILLEEEIDFTQSALQQWSVMGIVKYIDSKHFLVPQGNAAIEIVSGDISGVRTTVALKKGSTYNLEFVMGDTNNSCTGNFIVGAQGGPSAQNFTLQSNGMGTTQKFSMVFKADSNPTPISFTSFTQGQTKDFAFCGPVIDDVVLRAASCGLKSAVKSGVLFSCIVFIVSALNILG